A genomic window from Pseudonocardia broussonetiae includes:
- a CDS encoding GntR family transcriptional regulator produces the protein MLIRVDPARPTPLHEQIAAAVRRAIGDGEVAAGERLPPARELAASLDVSIHTVLAGYQQLRDDGLIELRRGRGATVRAGADDGRAGVVELARQLVEAARRIDLDEEELVALVRGLRTAGGRPGA, from the coding sequence GTGCTGATCCGCGTCGACCCCGCCCGCCCCACGCCGCTGCACGAGCAGATCGCCGCCGCCGTCCGCCGCGCCATCGGCGACGGCGAGGTCGCAGCGGGCGAGCGGCTGCCGCCCGCCCGGGAGCTCGCGGCCTCGCTCGACGTCAGCATCCACACCGTGCTGGCCGGCTACCAGCAGCTCCGCGACGACGGGCTCATCGAGCTGCGCCGCGGGCGGGGCGCCACCGTGCGCGCGGGGGCCGACGACGGCCGGGCCGGCGTCGTGGAGCTGGCCCGGCAGCTCGTGGAGGCCGCCCGCCGGATCGACCTCGACGAGGAGGAGCTGGTGGCGCTGGTGCGCGGACTCAGAACCGCGGGTGGTCGCCCCGGAGCGTGA
- the purM gene encoding phosphoribosylformylglycinamidine cyclo-ligase has product MPTDLPGASYAAAGVDIEAGERAVDALRPYAEKANRPEVLGGIGGFAGLFALKIGKYTEPVLAASTDGVGTKVAIAQAMDKHDTIGLDLVAMVVDDLVVCGAEPLFLQDYIAVGKLVPEQVASVVKGIAEGCQQAGCALLGGETAEHPGLMEVGGYDISGTGVGIVEADAMLRPDRVRPGDVLVALGASGLHSNGYSLARHVLLDIARMSLEGHVEEFGHTLGEELLVPTRIYARDCLALAAETGVRTFAHITGGGLGRNVERILPDGLSAVVERNTWTPDPIFNLIASRGRVERAEMEKTFNMGVGMVAVLPADDVDRALAVLTARHVPAWVLGGVSRTTDANATRVTLRGDHPRF; this is encoded by the coding sequence ATGCCGACCGACCTGCCCGGAGCCAGCTACGCCGCCGCAGGGGTGGACATCGAGGCGGGGGAGCGCGCCGTGGACGCGCTGCGGCCCTACGCGGAGAAGGCCAACCGCCCCGAGGTGCTCGGCGGCATCGGCGGCTTCGCGGGTCTGTTCGCGCTGAAGATCGGCAAGTACACCGAGCCGGTGCTCGCCGCCTCCACCGACGGCGTCGGCACGAAGGTCGCGATCGCGCAGGCGATGGACAAGCACGACACCATCGGGCTCGACCTCGTCGCGATGGTCGTCGACGACCTCGTCGTCTGCGGCGCGGAGCCGCTGTTCCTGCAGGACTACATCGCCGTCGGGAAGCTGGTGCCCGAGCAGGTCGCGTCCGTCGTCAAGGGGATCGCGGAGGGCTGCCAGCAGGCCGGCTGCGCGCTGCTCGGCGGCGAGACCGCGGAGCACCCGGGGCTGATGGAGGTCGGCGGGTACGACATCTCCGGCACCGGCGTCGGGATCGTCGAGGCCGACGCGATGCTGCGTCCCGACCGCGTCCGCCCCGGTGACGTGCTGGTGGCGCTGGGGGCCTCGGGCCTGCACTCCAACGGCTACTCGCTGGCCCGGCACGTGCTGCTCGACATCGCGCGGATGTCGCTGGAGGGGCACGTCGAGGAGTTCGGCCACACCCTCGGCGAGGAGCTGCTCGTCCCGACGCGCATCTACGCCCGCGACTGCCTCGCCCTGGCCGCCGAGACCGGCGTGCGCACGTTCGCCCACATCACCGGCGGCGGCCTGGGCCGCAACGTCGAGCGGATCCTGCCCGACGGCCTGAGCGCCGTCGTCGAGCGCAACACCTGGACCCCGGACCCGATCTTCAACCTCATCGCCTCGCGCGGCCGCGTGGAGCGCGCGGAGATGGAGAAGACGTTCAACATGGGCGTCGGCATGGTGGCCGTGCTCCCGGCCGACGACGTCGACCGCGCGCTCGCCGTCCTCACCGCCCGGCACGTGCCGGCGTGGGTGCTCGGCGGCGTCTCCCGCACGACCGACGCTAACGCGACCCGCGTCACGCTCCGGGGCGACCACCCGCGGTTCTGA